Proteins from a genomic interval of Nasonia vitripennis strain AsymCx chromosome 3, Nvit_psr_1.1, whole genome shotgun sequence:
- the LOC100286829 gene encoding zinc finger protein isoform X1, producing the protein MEELNYLCRLCATKMGILMGLPIFEGGEQMRNIDKKIAACLPVQISMSDQLPKVICNECAFKVDELYDFREKVLQTEGMFMEMLKTISKQDVSPLDSVTLKEIQEGIGRLTNSIHDMQNTNISRHDVQNGIHAIPVINNIGLPNREQVVTQEEMNREETDIEVAGFHLDGETVRMVNEQMREVCKQEMAMQLEGDMTVENLTVAGHLSQLDINYVTSMTSAADHQSQKEEQISVHYCDEIKFDGIAAKNLQDRLVAESVSTANSFPSSRAESEIDDGCNGNDNPLNNAESSAHSFSLPSTSHVDVGDNTDGIMVQYTKSTKNALLESALNNPTIDETESHWYVCPFCNEAASEPNNLALHFNQHFCVCLNCEMYFTSIEVLNLHSQDCIESKNTIDEMKDSEEPKEQRKRQAATEKKQPGSSRPKWTPKICTHCGKQYRTNYKLQEHMRKHTGEKPYPCMLCEKAFRSKIGLAQHTATHTGQFDYNCSTCGKGFSCKSYLIVHQRVHSDVKPYSCKTCGQNFKTKQSLQDHENRHMGVKPYKCEICGRSFITKGLCKSHQKIHSGMDNRQYPCVVCNKMFVSKSYLNTHLRIHTGEKPYLCEVCGKGFLTRVDLKIHSTMHTGEKSFKCDLCGKVFARRSALRCHRRSHTGERPYRCEICGKTFTQFSPMAIHKRLHTGERPYECDVCNKAFVSRSTMMCHRKKHSAADLSAAQQKAQKEEVQQKEPELTETQEASVAASVAAAE; encoded by the exons atggaGGAACTCAATTATCTGTGTAGACTGTGTGCCACTAAGATGGGTATTCTCATGGGATTACCTATCTTTGAAGGTGGAGAGCAAATGAGAAATATCGATAAAAAGATAGCCGCTTGTTTACCTGTTCAG ataTCAATGTCTGACCAATTACCAAAGGTAATATGCAATGAGTGCGCTTTCAAAGTTGATGAACTTTATGATTTTCGAGAAAAAGTTTTACAAACGGAAGGCATGTTTATGGAGATGTTAAAAACCATAAGCAAGCAAGATGTAAGTCCTCTAGATAGTGTAACTCttaaagaaattcaagaaGGTATAGGTAGACTTACCAATAGTATTCATGATATGCAGAATACGAATATCTCAAGGCATGATGTGCAAAATGGCATTCACGCGATTCCTGTTATAAACAACATTGGTCTTCCCAATAGAGAGCAAGTTGTCACTCAAGAAGAAATGAATCGAGAAGAGACTGATATAGAAGTTGCAGGTTTTCATTTAGATGGCGAAACTGTGAGAATGGTCAATGAACAAATGAGAGAG GTATGTAAACAAGAAATGGCAATGCAGCTTGAAGGTGATATGACAGTCGAGAACCTCACCGTTGCTGGTCATCTCAGTCAGCTAGACATTAATTACGTCACCTCGATGACGTCAGCTGCCGACCACCAGTCACAAAAGGAAGAACAAATAAGTGTGCATTATTGTGATGAGATCAAGTTCGATGGCATTGCTGCTAAGAATCTGCAAGACAGGCTGGTTGCAGAGTCTGTCAGTACAGCTAACAGCTTCCCTTCGTCCAGAGCCGAAAGCGAAATTGACGATGGCTGTAACGGCAACGACAACCCACTCAATAATGCCGAAAGTTCTGCTCATTCGTTTTCCCTGCCTTCGACGAGTCACGTGGATGTTGGAGATAATACTGATGGTATCATGGTGCAGTACACAAAGAGCACAAAAAATGCGCTTTTAGAGAGCGCTTTGAATAATCCTACAATTGATGAGACTGAATCACACTG GTATGTCTGTCCATTTTGCAACGAAGCCGCCTCAGAACCAAACAATCTCGCCTTGCACTTTAACCAGCACTTCTGCGTTTGCCTAAACTGCGAGATGTACTTCACAAGTATTGAAGTTCTTAATTTACATAGTCAAGATTGCATAGAGAGCAAAAACACGATTGATGAGATGAAGGATTCTGAAGAACCAAAGGAACAACGAAAACGCCAGGCTGCAACGGAAAAGAAGCAACCGGGATCTTCAAGACCTAAGTGGACGCCCAAGATCTGCACACACTGTGGAAAACAGTATCGAACAAATTATAAGCTTCAG GAACACATGCGAAAGCATACTGGTGAAAAACCTTACCCATGCATGCTCTGTGAAAAAGCTTTCCGCAGCAAAATTGGCCTGGCACAGCATACAGCCACCCATACTGGCCAGTTTGACTATAACTGCTCGACATGTGGAAAGGGCTTCAGCTGCAAGAGCTACCTCATTGTTCACCAGCGCGTGCACTCCGACGTTAAACCTTATTCTTGTAAAACTTGCGGACAGAACTTCAAGACCAAGCAGTCTTTGCAAGACCACGAGAACCGGCATATGGGCGTTAAGCCTTATAAATGTGAGATATGTGGCAGGAGCTTCATTACGAAAGGACTGTGCAAAAGCCATCAAAAGATTCACTCAGGAATGGATAATAGGCAATATCCATGCGTTGTCTGCAACAAGATGTTCGTAAGCAAGAGCTATCTGAATACACATCTGAGGATTCACACTGGCGAAAAACCCTATTTATGCGAG GTGTGTGGTAAAGGTTTTCTTACAAGGGTCGATCTTAAAATCCACTCCACAATGCACACGGGCGAGAAGAGTTTTAAGTGTGATCTTTGTGGAAAGGTGTTCGCTCGTCGATCAGCTCTTCGTTGTCATCGACGATCACATACTGGTGAAAGACCCTATAGATGCGAAATATGCGGAAAAACCTTTACGCAGTTCAGTCCAATGGCGATACACAAGAGGCTGCATACAGGTGAGCGACCTTATGAGTGCGACGTGTGCAATAAAGCCTTCGTCTCGAGGTCGACAATGATGTGCCACAGAAAGAAACATAGTGCAGCTGATCTATCAGCGGCGCAACAGAAGGCGCAGAAAGAGGAAGTACAGCAAAAGGAGCCTGAGCTCACAGAAACGCAAGAAGCGAGCGTTGCTGCCTCTGTGGCAGCCGCAGAGTAA
- the LOC100286829 gene encoding zinc finger protein (The RefSeq protein has 1 substitution compared to this genomic sequence): MEELNYLCRLCATKMGILMGLPIFEGGEQMRNIDKKIAACLPVQISMSDQLPKVICNECAFKVDELYDFREKVLQTEGMFMEMLKTISKQDNTNISRHDVQNGIHAIPVINNIGLPNREQVVTQEEMNREETDIEVAGFHLDGETVRMVNEQMREVCKQEMAMQLEGDMTVENLTVAGHFSQLDINYVTSMTSAADHQSQKEEQISVHYCDEIKFDGIAAKNLQDRLVAESVSTANSFPSSRAESEIDDGCNGNDNPLNNAESSAHSFSLPSTSHVDVGDNTDGIMVQYTKSTKNALLESALNNPTIDETESHWYVCPFCNEAASEPNNLALHFNQHFCVCLNCEMYFTSIEVLNLHSQDCIESKNTIDEMKDSEEPKEQRKRQAATEKKQPGSSRPKWTPKICTHCGKQYRTNYKLQEHMRKHTGEKPYPCMLCEKAFRSKIGLAQHTATHTGQFDYNCSTCGKGFSCKSYLIVHQRVHSDVKPYSCKTCGQNFKTKQSLQDHENRHMGVKPYKCEICGRSFITKGLCKSHQKIHSGMDNRQYPCVVCNKMFVSKSYLNTHLRIHTGEKPYLCEVCGKGFLTRVDLKIHSTMHTGEKSFKCDLCGKVFARRSALRCHRRSHTGERPYRCEICGKTFTQFSPMAIHKRLHTGERPYECDVCNKAFVSRSTMMCHRKKHSAADLSAAQQKAQKEEVQQKEPELTETQEASVAASVAAAE, encoded by the exons atggaGGAACTCAATTATCTGTGTAGACTGTGTGCCACTAAGATGGGTATTCTCATGGGATTACCTATCTTTGAAGGTGGAGAGCAAATGAGAAATATCGATAAAAAGATAGCCGCTTGTTTACCTGTTCAG ataTCAATGTCTGACCAATTACCAAAGGTAATATGCAATGAGTGCGCTTTCAAAGTTGATGAACTTTATGATTTTCGAGAAAAAGTTTTACAAACGGAAGGCATGTTTATGGAGATGTTAAAAACCATAAGCAAGCAAGAT AATACGAATATCTCAAGGCATGATGTGCAAAATGGCATTCACGCGATTCCTGTTATAAACAACATTGGTCTTCCCAATAGAGAGCAAGTTGTCACTCAAGAAGAAATGAATCGAGAAGAGACTGATATAGAAGTTGCAGGTTTTCATTTAGATGGCGAAACTGTGAGAATGGTCAATGAACAAATGAGAGAG GTATGTAAACAAGAAATGGCAATGCAGCTTGAAGGTGATATGACAGTCGAGAACCTCACCGTTGCTGGTCATCTCAGTCAGCTAGACATTAATTACGTCACCTCGATGACGTCAGCTGCCGACCACCAGTCACAAAAGGAAGAACAAATAAGTGTGCATTATTGTGATGAGATCAAGTTCGATGGCATTGCTGCTAAGAATCTGCAAGACAGGCTGGTTGCAGAGTCTGTCAGTACAGCTAACAGCTTCCCTTCGTCCAGAGCCGAAAGCGAAATTGACGATGGCTGTAACGGCAACGACAACCCACTCAATAATGCCGAAAGTTCTGCTCATTCGTTTTCCCTGCCTTCGACGAGTCACGTGGATGTTGGAGATAATACTGATGGTATCATGGTGCAGTACACAAAGAGCACAAAAAATGCGCTTTTAGAGAGCGCTTTGAATAATCCTACAATTGATGAGACTGAATCACACTG GTATGTCTGTCCATTTTGCAACGAAGCCGCCTCAGAACCAAACAATCTCGCCTTGCACTTTAACCAGCACTTCTGCGTTTGCCTAAACTGCGAGATGTACTTCACAAGTATTGAAGTTCTTAATTTACATAGTCAAGATTGCATAGAGAGCAAAAACACGATTGATGAGATGAAGGATTCTGAAGAACCAAAGGAACAACGAAAACGCCAGGCTGCAACGGAAAAGAAGCAACCGGGATCTTCAAGACCTAAGTGGACGCCCAAGATCTGCACACACTGTGGAAAACAGTATCGAACAAATTATAAGCTTCAG GAACACATGCGAAAGCATACTGGTGAAAAACCTTACCCATGCATGCTCTGTGAAAAAGCTTTCCGCAGCAAAATTGGCCTGGCACAGCATACAGCCACCCATACTGGCCAGTTTGACTATAACTGCTCGACATGTGGAAAGGGCTTCAGCTGCAAGAGCTACCTCATTGTTCACCAGCGCGTGCACTCCGACGTTAAACCTTATTCTTGTAAAACTTGCGGACAGAACTTCAAGACCAAGCAGTCTTTGCAAGACCACGAGAACCGGCATATGGGCGTTAAGCCTTATAAATGTGAGATATGTGGCAGGAGCTTCATTACGAAAGGACTGTGCAAAAGCCATCAAAAGATTCACTCAGGAATGGATAATAGGCAATATCCATGCGTTGTCTGCAACAAGATGTTCGTAAGCAAGAGCTATCTGAATACACATCTGAGGATTCACACTGGCGAAAAACCCTATTTATGCGAG GTGTGTGGTAAAGGTTTTCTTACAAGGGTCGATCTTAAAATCCACTCCACAATGCACACGGGCGAGAAGAGTTTTAAGTGTGATCTTTGTGGAAAGGTGTTCGCTCGTCGATCAGCTCTTCGTTGTCATCGACGATCACATACTGGTGAAAGACCCTATAGATGCGAAATATGCGGAAAAACCTTTACGCAGTTCAGTCCAATGGCGATACACAAGAGGCTGCATACAGGTGAGCGACCTTATGAGTGCGACGTGTGCAATAAAGCCTTCGTCTCGAGGTCGACAATGATGTGCCACAGAAAGAAACATAGTGCAGCTGATCTATCAGCGGCGCAACAGAAGGCGCAGAAAGAGGAAGTACAGCAAAAGGAGCCTGAGCTCACAGAAACGCAAGAAGCGAGCGTTGCTGCCTCTGTGGCAGCCGCAGAGTAA
- the LOC100119953 gene encoding U4/U6.U5 tri-snRNP-associated protein 2 — translation MAVSTSQKSLKRKYVDNDEDEPYGKEQRAVAPRLCPYLDTINRQFLDFDFEKLCSVSLSRINVYACLVCGKYFQGRGNNTHAYTHSVAEYHHVFLNLHTLKFYCLPDNYEIIDSSLDDIKYVLNPTFDKHQIAQLDRNDKLSRAIDGSMYSPGIVGMNNIKANDYCNVILQALSHVTPLRDYFLRESNYSKVKRPPGDSSYQLVQRFGELMRKLWNPRNFKAHVSPHEMLQAVVLWSKKKFQFTEQGDPVDFLSWFLNALHIALNGTKKKDSSIIYKTFLGHMRIYTRKIPPLELEESQRSELLNTVEYGETVTESPFLYLTCDLPPPPLFKDQHAENIIPQVNLYTLLNKFNAVSEKEYKTYKENFMKRFEIRELPPFLILYIKRFTKNTFFVEKNPTIVNFPVKNVDFGDILTPEVKAMHPCTTYELVANIVHDGEPSHGTYRVHILHKATGQWYELQDLHVTQILPQMITLTEAYIQIYELKKDDAEPTNGKT, via the exons ATGGCGGTTTCTACTTCACAGAAGagtttaaaaagaaaatacgtGGATAATGACGAAGATGAAC CTTACGGGAAGGAGCAAAGAGCAGTGGCACCTAGATTATGTCCTTATTTGGACACTATAAATAGGCAATTTCTTGactttgattttgaaaagttATGCTCAGTCTCACTTTCAAGAATAAATGTGTACGCATGTCTTGTGTGTGGAAAATATTTCCAGGGCCGTGGAAACAATACACATGCTTATACACATAGCGTAGCAGAATACCATCACGTCTTTTTGAATCTCCATACACTAAAGTTTTACTGTTTACCGGACAATTACGAAATTATAG ATTCGTCGCTTGATGACATAAAATATGTTCTCAACCCAACATTTGATAAACATCAAATTGCTCAATTGGATAGGAATGATAAACTTTCCAGGGCTATTGATGGCTCAATGTACTCTCCGGGCATTGTTGGCATGAACAATATCAAAGCTAATGATTATTGCAACGTAATTTTGCag GCGCTGTCTCATGTCACGCCACTTCGTGACTACTTTTTGAGGGAATCAAATTATTCAAAGGTTAAGAGACCACCAGGAGATTCATCATACCAACTTGTACAAAGGTTTGGAGAATTAATGAGAAAATTATGGAATCCACGTAATTTTAAGGCACATGTAAGCCCTCATGAAATGTTACAGGCAGTAGTTTTGTGGAGTAAAAAGAAGTTTCAATTTACCGAGCAAG GTGATCCTGTGGATTTCCTTTCATGGTTCTTGAATGCACTTCATATAGCATTGAATGGCACAAAAAAGAAAGATTCGAGTATAATATACAAGACGTTTTTGGGGCATATGAGGATTTATACACGGAAAATACCACCGCTTGAATTGGAAGAAAGTCAGCGAAGTGAACTCTTGAACACAGTTGAATATGGTGAAACTGTGACTGAGAGTCCATTCTTGTACTTGACTTGCGATTTGCCTCCTCCACCTCTTTTTAAAGATCAGCATGCAGAGAACATTATTCcacaa GTTAATTTGTACACCCTTTTGAACAAATTTAATGCTGTTTCCGAAAAGGAATACAAGACATACAAAGAAAACTTTATGAAGAGGTTTGAAATTAGGGAACTTCCGCCATTTCTTATTCTGTACATCAAG CGATTTACCAAGAACACTTTCTTTGTGGAAAAGAACCCTACGATTGTCAACTTTCCAGTAAA AAATGTTGATTTTGGCGATATCCTTACGCCAGAGGTGAAAGCGATGCATCCGTGTACAACATACGAACTCGTGGCCAACATTGTCCACGATGGTGAACCTAGTCATGGTACTTACAGAGTGCACATATTGCACAAGGCAACTGGGCAATGGTACGAGTTGCAAGATTTGCATGTTACACAAATCTTACCCCAGATGATAACCTTAACTGAAGCGTACATTCAA ATATACGAACTTAAGAAGGACGATGCAGAGCCAACGAATGGAAAAACGTAA